In Bacillus rossius redtenbacheri isolate Brsri chromosome 11, Brsri_v3, whole genome shotgun sequence, the DNA window TCATTTGTCTCCAGAAGGTCTCTGATGTTCTAAACACACCCCTGATAAATATGATAATCTCATACTTTTCATAACATTATATACAACTAATATGAAGGATTAATTTGCTTAATATTATGTCCTAATTTTTGTAAAGGGGTTTATTTCTTCTGCTTTTAAAGTCTGCAGCATAGTTTTTAGTTAACTCTGAATGGTTTTTGTGTCTTGTCGTGGGGACACCGCTTAGCGCTCTCACCCCCAATCAATCATTACCACCTCGTTGAGTCTGGAAACGCTAGCACTTCGAAGAATTCAAAACTGTGCGTTACTGATAACGTTAATTCTGTTTAAACTTTAATCCATAGTAAACTCTTTCTGATATCCTCCGGGCCGTCTAGGGAGGGCAactgtttaacttaattaaatgcaAAACCTCTCAGGGACATTGAAACCAACGCAAAGATATCATCCAGCCACATGGGTGCACTGAACTACAAATAAACTGATTTGTGCCACAGAGCTTTCTACCAGTATTCTCAttgtttatttttagtatttatgtTAGCTGTCATGAAGCAAGTAATAAAAGACTTGACTTTAGCTATGTTTTTTCTCTTCGACCACACGAGAGTGCGCGGAGATCTAGAGGCGTGTGGAATGCCGCAACAGCCCACATGGTGTTAACATCTAGCATGTCTGACGCTGAGAGTCGACTAGATTATTTGCACAAGGCACTAACTAGGCTATGTCACGCCCTGAGCGGAGAGAGCACGCTGGGTTGGTGTGCCTTTAAACATATGGTGACGCCCATATAAAACGCCACGCCGACGCACTGTCACAAACTAATTCCTGGCCCCACATCCACACAACgccaacaaaaatataaaaaaattaatcaactgcAAAAATGATTTTGTCAGCTAAAATGAGGATAAGAAACTTTCAAATGAAACCAAACAACGTGGCGCCCTAGAAAGATGATGCTGAGCACAAACACAGTGGTTTGAGTGTTGCTACACCTGCTGACGGCCCGAGTGGCACCGACGTCAGATCCTTGGCTTCACGTCACAGAGCCGATGCGCGTTGCTGTCCGACCACTCCAAGAACCCGCTCCCGACTGCGACCACGCACCTGAGCAAGTTGAGGGCGTCTCCGTCGGCCGTGTGAGCGTTCTCGGCCGTGCTGCCGTCCAGGAACTCGTACACGTCCGTCAGCTTGAAACTCTTGGGCTGGGCGCCCGCCCCGTTCGGCGGCTCAACGAAATCAAGACGTTTCCTAAACTTCCTCTTGTTGCTGATGGAGTCGGTGGTGTCTACACTTCCCGCAGGTTGAACGCCGTCTCCACAGCCCCTACCAGCTTTGTTCCGTACGGTTGCTTTAGGTGTGGTTTCATTCTGTTGTTGTATAAGAGACGTACTTGGACTGTCAAAACACGCAGTTTTCCTGCTTTCGTGTAAATTAGATCGCGCAAGTCCAAAAGCGATTTTTTCGACATGTTTGGGTgtagtttcattttgtttttgcaCATCTTGACTGTGTGGGTGAATATTTTTGAAAGGAGTTGTACAAGTAACAATGTGCGCCCCAGAAACTGTAGTAGCCGTACGATCCTCCACCTGACTGGGCAACGTCCGGCTTACGGCAGAGCTGGGGTCATTTTCCAACTTAACTAACATGTCAAACAAAACTCCATCATATTCGTCTTCCAATCCCGCGTTTGCAGATAAGGGATAGATTCCTAAATCAGAGAGGGCCATTGGTTCTGCCTTGTTGCTCACGTGATCACAGCCATTATTTACAGGTGACTTTGTCTTCTTAGGTGTAAGAAGttctttaaaacatttatatgaaTCTGCACACAGCAGATTATCTGGAAGAACctgtacagaaaataaaaataaaacttattaaggGTTCCctgatgaatttttaattttttgttagttGCTGATTTTTAAgaagaaatattattttgaaaataagattataggagcaatattttttttaaagacacctACGTAGTTGCAAGAAAATTCAAAATAAGTACTCCACAGATTGCGTTTCAATGAATACATGTCCACATACTTATTTGTTTACTGAATCAGTTATCAGTCACAAAAACTTAAACACACCACAAAACAGTTAACAGAATGTCCACAGGTCACGAAGCTCTTGAAAATCTCCACCAAGAATAACAGCAACTGTGCTAGAAGTCACAAAACTCTAATTTCCAGCAGCCTTTCTTCttacttgcattttgttttttgaatGTGTACACATCTAAGCTCTCAGTACACTGCATTAAGTAGGGGtacatttcgtgaaaatggaatttGTTAACAAGATAGCAGACCCACGTATAGcaacataaatacatacatagtcactttcataaatattaggggacataccataCGTATTGGTGGGCTgaatgtaactttatgatagtgaaactatacTGGAATATGTTTGCTAAAGTAAAACTGTCATGGTAAAAAGTAAAttcctaataaaaaataaataagaaaactgacattacaatgattataatatataatatgtaaTGTGTgattacataaatatgtattattttgtatggttacacaatttattttataagatcTGTTTAAACATAACCAAATCTCGGAACGAAATGGGTGATAAGAGAACGGAACTTTGACAAAACATTTTAGCATATTATTTCAAACCATGCAGTTAGTTCAGAAATAATTGATTCAGTAAATTGTCTcacttttaattttcttgtcattgttAGAAATATACTTCATATGTATTACATGTTATATAttactgtggttttttttttgtaaccttaATTCTTTTCCACTTTTGGTTTCGGATTAAGCGGACAGATTACCAAAGTTCTAAAATTGTATTGTACATATGCATAATGTCACATTTGTTCCCATTCATTTATACAAGTTTTCATACTATACAGTGACTGGAATCCATGGAAAATTGACATCGGGATTTAAACCAGAGCCTTCTGCCATGTGAGTCCTGTGTTCAGacaggattgaaaaaaaaatttatatttgaacaCGTGTAAGCCTGTTCAGAAAAACTGATATTACTAcggacactaacacactgacatatgggcctacagtAGTAGCCATAAGCaacgtggcttctcacacagttgaaatTGCAGGTGTTGTGACAG includes these proteins:
- the LOC134536824 gene encoding uncharacterized protein LOC134536824 isoform X1, which gives rise to MYSLKSVFKCFNFFKFINLSAMRPNENSNSLVQIKSFVMFDLETSGLHPRTRITEIGLVAALREHIDDAYKSGIRLPRVVHKLNLCVYPSRLIESGASNVSGLDNMLLQEQKPFDCDTVSIMEGFLRRLPPPVCLVAHNGDRFDFPVLQAELKRINKVLPDNLLCADSYKCFKELLTPKKTKSPVNNGCDHVSNKAEPMALSDLGIYPLSANAGLEDEYDGVLFDMLVKLENDPSSAVSRTLPSQVEDRTATTVSGAHIVTCTTPFKNIHPHSQDVQKQNETTPKHVEKIAFGLARSNLHESRKTACFDSPSTSLIQQQNETTPKATVRNKAGRGCGDGVQPAGSVDTTDSISNKRKFRKRLDFVEPPNGAGAQPKSFKLTDVYEFLDGSTAENAHTADGDALNLLRCVVAVGSGFLEWSDSNAHRLCDVKPRI
- the LOC134536824 gene encoding uncharacterized protein LOC134536824 isoform X2, which produces MYSLKSVFKCFNFFKFINLSAMRPNENSNSLVQIKSFVMFDLETSGLHPRTRITEIGLVAALREHIDDAYKSGIRLPRVVHKLNLCVYPSRLIESGASNVSGLDNMLLQEQKPFDCDTVSIMEGFLRRLPPPVCLVAHNGDRFDFPVLQAELKRINKVLPDNLLCADSYKCFKELLTPKKTKSPVNNGCDHVSNKAEPMALSDLGIYPLSANAGLEDEYDGVLFDMLVKLENDPSSAVSRTLPSQVEDRTATTVSGAHIVTCTTPFKNIHPHSQDVQKQNETTPKHVEKIAFGLARSNLHESRKTACFDSPSTSLIQQQNETTPKATVRNKAGRGCGDGVQPAGSVDTTDSISNKRKFRKRLDFVEPPNGAGAQPKSFKLTDVYEFLDGSTAENAHTADGDALNLLRIIGYFLPDSGLSTNKHFTATRYKSF